In Rhodamnia argentea isolate NSW1041297 chromosome 5, ASM2092103v1, whole genome shotgun sequence, the DNA window TGGCACATAACAAATCCATTATTTCACCAAGAAAAATAGCTTATATACCGCCCGTGTAAAGAAAAATTTACatgtccgaccaaaaaagaaaaaagaaatttacacAAAAGGCCTCATCTACTCTTAAATTGCTCACTATATCCAATCATATGGTttataaaattaggaaaatgcttTCACTATCAGGGACGCTACAATCTTAATTGTAAATCCATACATCATCACCACGTGTTTtatataaagcactcattgattgagagatcgtatTGAtcgaaataaccgacaatactaTCACACTATCAGGCCAACAGCTTCAATAAAATTACCGGtgcaaaaacatttttttcacattaCTAGTGTATGCTACTGAAAACTATGGCTGCTCTTTCATAAATTAACATTTGTATATCGCGTTATTGACGGAAGTATATCATATGCTACAACAGGCACAAGCAGCTGTGGTGGTCCTTCTTAAAACTAGAGGCAGAAATACGAGACTTCAAACATACACGTACATTCATATCCATAGATGAGGCTAAAATTTGCTTTTCAGCGTGAGCTCATACTGAATCAGCTTCGAGAAAACATCCATGGCGTCACGAGGAAGCCCCAGAGACACGACCAAGTTGTCGCTCTCCCTGCTCTGGGAAGCAACCAAGATGACGTTGTTGGGGACGGTTGCCGGCGCCACTTGGAAGGGCCTCCCGAACCCGAAATCCATCTTGTAGAAAGGGAGCCGACTCCACTTGCTAATGCAGCAAGTGTTGCCCTCGCAATCAACCCCGACCCTGTTCAGCTCGACGTGGTCGATGGCCGACCTTATGTAGGTCTCGGTGACGGACTGGAGCCCCTCATGCACGGTCCGGACAGCGAATGAGAACGGCTTGCGGGTCAATTCACCCGCGCTGCACTCGGCACAGGACCAGGCAATGCCGTTCCCGAAGTAGCCGCTCGGCAGCGGGGGGTCGAACTTGGGCCGACCGTCGACCGCAGTGAGAAGCTTGGTCGTCTCGTGAGGACTGATTCCGAGAGCTTTGGTTCGCGAAATCCACGCGAGCGCCGATATGACTTCGAAGGTCGTAGGGACTGTGGAAGAGCCGTTCTGGGTTGCGATTGTTGACGATTTCTTGAGCTGAATGAGAGTGTGTGGATTGAAGCAGAATGATCTGTAAACAAGGGGCTTGGTTTGGGGGCTGACTGCACGTTTGGACCGCTGATCTCTCGGAGCATACTCGTGGTGAGGAAGATCGACACGTGGCGGTCGCCTCGGGCACAACACCGATCGATCGAGAAAGGGAAGAACCGATGGCGGCTTGGCTCGAGCCAGGTCAGTCCAGCAAGTTATGAAGTCCGTGAGGGCTTTACCGTCGACGAGGACGTGATTCATGACAACGCCGACGACGATCCCTCCGCACTTGAATGTCGTCACCTGGATCACACGATATGCTACACTCAGGTCATAACTTCTCCTAACATTACTCTTCTAagtgaaaagaacaaaaaagaaaaattacctgCACCGTCAGCAAAGGTACTTCCAGTATGGTTGGGGCTCCGTCGCTGTGCTTCACGAGTTTTCGCAGCGTGGTGGGATCGACGGCGCTGATATCGTCCAGCACTCCGATGTCAGAGGCCGACACCGCTTCGACGAACGGGACGCCTTCTCCAGTGCATTTCACGGCCATTCTCCCGTCGTTCCCCACGACGAGTCTGCCTGCAAATGGATAGAACTTGACCAATACCTCGGCCAGCGACTCTCTCATCGTCTCCACCGCGGATTTACGCCTTCCCCTCCCTTCGCCTTCGAAGGCGAACACGATCTCGATCACGTAAGGGAAGGTCTGGTCGAGGTTCGAGAGAGCGTAGAGCCCGCCAAATGTCTCCCTCGCCGGAGAAACATTTACCGCATTCGCAATCTTCACGTTGAGTTTTCGCGTAGCTCCGATGTTTCTTGGCTTCTCATTTCCTGCTGCTTTGCACATAATAATACAAGTTAAACTTAATTATTTGTAGGCTTTGGTGATAAAGGGGTAATGTGCATGTAGTTTGTCAAATCTATAGGTGCATATTGATTCACAATGCACATACTACGGACCTTCCTTGCTTTCACTCTCAAATGGCTCAAATGTCCCTCTGAGAATTGCGATGCCCATCCTGCGGATAACATTGATGAAAACGTaggaaaatcaattaattaatcgacgaaaaatatttttattatcgataacaatctATATCTAGACATTTTCATTGATAATGataacattttcattacattcaTTTTACTAAGCGAtcatcttaaagaaaaatttctctGCGCTGTTGgttttctaagaaaaaaaagCATCCATAAATTAGTCGCCgagctttgatttttattatcgGCACCGAGCTTTCGTTTCTTCACAATTGATGGCAATTTGACTAGGGATCTGACCAGCTTTCTAGTCGAATGCCAACTCGACAGAGACACAACCAATTTTTTCGTACATGATAAAATTGACAATGTAACAGTTTTTTGCCGATTGTAAGACTAAAAacctattttgaaaataaaaaaaaataaacaataattatttaaaaattattatgggatCCACTCTTTTATGAATTTGTGACTCGCAATatactgttattctcacagtTATCCAAAGATTGTTATGCTAATAAAACACTTTTTATAAATATCACAACAAAGGGAATATTTAAAATCTTGTCAACATTTgactataaaagaaaatctctAGTTAAAATTCATCAAACTTGAATGTGCAAGAGAGAAAGGGCACATACCTGAAGAATTTCGACAGTGGAAGCGTCGAATGTCTGAGTAAAAACAGTTGGAGAATGCCTCGTATTTATAGGTGCGACGGTTGACGGACGGGGTCTTCATGGCCAAGCCATAGGTCAACCAAAGAAGAATCGGCTCCATgtattaatatattttaatgcAAAATGAGTTAGTAAGGGAAATTGACATTGATGACCCAATTCCACTTTGACTCCTCCTGGTAttataaaattggaaaaacCCACGAATATAAGCAGAAATGAAATAGTTACTAATATTACGGGCACGACAAGGAACCCTTTTTTTAATCCCATATTGaggctccatttttttttttcaaagaatgaATAGTTTGAAAATTCTTTCCAGAAAAACGATCGCTCACGAACATATTTAGACATagattgttgtcgataatgaaaatatcttctgttgactaattattttaaacgagaCAATCGAATATTTAGGAGAATATATGcttgaatcatttattttcgcCGAAACAAAAGGAATCTGGACATATAACATATAATCCACGCCTTGCACGGtattaattcttctcttttctaaGTGATCTATATtgcaaaagacaaaacaaagggaaaagtaagcaaaaagaattaatttattaatagaAAGGGAAACGAAATTCTCTTCTTTAACCTCCATGGATGTGAATGTCACCACGTATTTGAAAAACCTTAATTGGTTTTTCACATTCTTGGTGCTCCGATGGAATCCGAGTATTACCATTGTAAAAAGCTAGAGGTTTTCTTTTGGCACTCTGGTGGAGCCAGCTTTAACGCACCATGCAATCCCAGGGTCCATaggtttcaattcaaaaatgtCAAAACCAAGTTGTTGTCGGCTCAATACCCTTGAGAAAAACCAATTTTAAATCAAGTTTCAATTTCGCccgaaatttttctcttttttttgtctcatcaaaaagcaccaactttaatCAGTACCTAAATTCGCGTCTCAATTCTGGCCGGAACTTTTTATTGTCTTATAGAAAAAGCTCCAATTTTGAGTCGGCACATAAATTTTATCTCTCATCAAGTTTCTAGCCAATAATGCCGTTAAAGATTCCAATCATTCCACCCGTACTTGGTGAAAACTTGACAGGATTAGATTTGGATACCAACTAAATAATTGTGCTTTTATATTAGACAACGAAAAGTTCATATTAGAATTAGGACTCGATCTAaagttttttttaagaaaaacaaaattgtttagGCCAAAATTGGGAATCAAGCTAATCCGGTGCCTCTTtacaaaacgaaaaaaaaataagtttcgaccaaaaatgGGACCGGACCTCATGTTGATGCTTTTTAACAGAATTAAACTATTAATTATTGATAACTTATCCCTCAGTCCATTAGTGAACTGTCTCCTCAAGGATTATAAAAGATGTTTCACCCGAAATATACTTGTTATTGTTTCGACTCATAGTCCCCAAAAATGACTGCAGTCTTATTTGTCAAAGAACAATAGAAtacattataaaaaattaattagtcaGCTGGATATTCGGTAATAAAAAAACTCTTTAATTGATAGTTTGGTGCTGCTAAGAATAACAAAGTTGCGAAAATAGGTATTTTTGGTCAAGAAAATTGGGTATTAAATCCAATAagatatttttttccatttatcagAATTTAATTCGACACCTAAGCTTCGAGACTATACTTGAGCTCAAGACCTTGGCACCGAGCTCGGAACCCGACGGCCGGAGCCAAGACCTCAGCAACCTAACTCAGAGACCACGAATGCCTGGATCGGGACCCTAATTTGGTTTTTAATAACAAGTGATTTGCCACCAATTTTAAAGTCCATGCAGGATTTGGTTTGTGACTTCATGTTTGCTTTGCTTCACACGAGGACAGCATGAGTTGCATCTGTGTACCCTTCATCCCCACATCATCCTACCAATCATTAACAGCTTGCCTGAAAATAGGCTTCTGATTCAGTTAAGAATCagctgtttttcctttttttaaccaACAATCAAAACCCTTCTCTTCATGGATTATTCACAAAATCACTATCAATTATATTATGGCATTAATTAATTTCACAGATACATCATTTATTGTATATTGTTTCGTATGTGAGGCGCAACTGCATATCATCTTAAATTTGTATCGAAAGTACAAGAACTTTGTTAGCATAACAGTGTGACTTTAAGAATAATATTATATTATGGGCCTCAAAttcttgaatgatttttgaccaaaaaaatttcttgaagtaatatttgacgaaaaaaaattaaaggaatgaaccccataataatttttaattatttattatttattatttagttCAAAATAGACTGTTGATCTCAAAGTATATTAAATAATGTCTCATATTCATTTCTCAAAGTATAACTGAacaataaaattttctaaaaatgtaatcaagtcttagaacttatcaaattaatgcaatcaagttcctctattaactccatccaatttaGTTAAAGGAAAACattgatgtgtttttttttttttttagactttcTTAAGACACGGGAAGTTAATGTAGGTCCCaccaagaaaattaaaaaggataaaaggataaaaaaaaatggtggtgCTATTTCCACCTCCATTTCGTCTAatccactctttttttttcgatcaaatGACTGAAATACCCTTCTCTCTTCaattcattgtttctttttttattagccCAACTGACATaactgcctttatttctattttctctcttaaattatcaatttcacaaaataaatgtcaaattacatccaataaaatatcatcttatcATGCATCATATTATCATTTTGCCTAGAGAAAGttgttattttttaatttatgttaTCATTAATTGTACaagaaatttctagttataactTCTTATGAAAACATAATTAACtacctattttttttatgaaattgtttgagggaaactttatttcaaaattgaaatataaaattCATTCTAATTATCTAATAGATTTTGACCTTGTGAGTGATTTTTCGGAATAAATTTGTAGGTTTGTAAAGTTAAACATAGCtgatttgtgttttcttttgagCTATTCACATTTTAATAAGAATTGCAAGATGGAGTTGAAAATTTATTCATATACTTTGCACTGTCAAACTcgcattagattttttttaggggaaagttttaagcatattataaatttttttatctactTGCTATGAGATTAAATTTACGATTGACATTAATTACTTTCCATATAATAGGAGTTGAACATAAAGaagtttcatgttttttcttttatgtgtttattatttgttaatatttagatatgatcTACATATAATATGTTTGATatttgatcatgcttttaacaaaattaaccttttccatattttgatcaatttttcttttcgattttttatcaaGATCAACTAAATAATTAAaccgaattttaattttctactttgaaatatagttgCACTCACACTATTCGGAAAAAAGGCAATTAATTTTGTATTCATAAGCTgccataaatagaaatttcttgtgaatgaaaatatgagaccaaaaattaaaattgacagcATTCTCTAGGCAAAATGATCATAAGattgaattgtgaaattaatgtGAGAGATGACAGAAATAAATGCAGTTTTGGGGATTAacctaattcaaaaaatagaaataataaattgaagagagagatgagggtaTTTCGCTAAGTCAAcaccgcaaaaaaaaattagaaaatgaaaaaggataaGAAAGGCAAACTTTTCATCTTCTTGGTCGAGCTCACATTACCCGACTAAGTGCAtaataagtcctaaaactaatccagaaaaaaaaaaaaaaaaagtgtcattCCGTTGACTCCAttcaatttgactaacgaaaaagGCCCTTGCTAACCAGAGGTCAAATGCGAGCCACGAGTTTGTGGCTGGCAAATAATGataactaaaagaaaagaaatcgtgaaaaaaaagtaataacaaGCATAACACGGTTAGTATCGTGTGACCGTCAAGTAAGAGTCCACCAAGGAAAAATGCGGACGAGGCTAGTTTCTTATTATTAAAAAACACGTgacttttttgttcttctttattttgttttatttttttttatttttttctcttttcttcttcctttcctcgGGGGCgcccttcatcttcttcaagttgctGCACCTAGGAGAAGAAGCAATGAGGGTGATGCCCTCTGTCGGCGATGACTTGGGTAACAGCGCGATCTCTTAACGAACTGCAGTTTGGATTCTCGGTGTAATCAAGAAATCCAGGGCCCAGAACcagaaaaatcatatttgtcatCGCACATTAGTGAATGCATTAGGAGACATGAATCTGGTCAACAACATTTACAAAAGGAAGAGCTTCAAATGCTTGATGAACTCCTTGGGCTTCTCCAAGTTCACGGCATGCCCTGCATTCTTGATCACCACCAGTTCAGCATTGTCCCCAATGTGCCTGACCCGATGTGAGCGCATTAGCGTCAGAGATGAACGAATCATCGTATGCGTCGGCAATATCATACGtcgaggaaaaaaggaaaaacagaaatggGGAAAAGGGAAGGAGATAGTTTCAAATAAATTGAAGCTTCACCTTTTTAATCTGTGACCCAGCTCCAGGGGGAATATCTGATCTTGCTCTCCCCATACCAACAATGTGGGCTGCTCCAAATTTGGGAAGCATGCACAGGAAAACAATGTTTAGCAGTTTGATTCAGATAAATTCATGTGGAGAGGAAATGAAGAAATCATGATTCTATGATCTTCGCAAAGCTATAAGACAGAGTGAATTTTATCGAGAGTCAAATGAACGTCCTTCATGCTTTCAAACATGTCACTCGgagtttcaatcttttttttgtcaatcagaTGGTTCGGTCTTGCTATCACTTTGGATCGGATCACTTCCACCGACTCCTGAAAACACGTGGAGAACATTTTCTTGGTGATTACCATAATGATCATGGTGACAACCCATCACAGGGCGGCCGGAAAATCGAAGTTACAAACTCTACAGCAGACAGATTGAGGATGGGAATTGTCACACTTCTCTTGGAAGCCTAGGTCACAAAGGACAAAATGCACCAGTATATGTTTCCTCGCATTCATCTTAACACAATCCATATTCCAGACTCCAGAGCAGATTAGCATTTGCATGAATTGAATTTTGCTGCACTTGagtaaaatttgaaagaagatgAACCTGTCTGATTTTTGGTAGATTCGACTGTCCTCGATCTTTGAGGATCTCTTGGATCAATTCTCCTTTCTCTTCAACAAACTCTGAACACATGACCTGTACAAATTCAACTCTCTCAAGAGCATACGAACCCTTGTTTATGCAAATCTACGTAGACTTTTTAACCAGATGTTAGTGCCGGTTCGAGGACGTCGACCAAGATTGGAACCTACCTTGATGAAATCACTTAGGAAAAAAGAGGGAACACCTGTGGCGGGCCGGACAAAGGAGACTCGCATCAATTCCCTAAGCTTCTCGGGCGTCTGCGGCATCAAAACCTGCTTCGCCTCCTCCAAACTCTTGACCGGGAACAATCCCGCCTTcaggtcctcctcctccaagcaCACCCCGGTGCAGCACAACACCAACCGGTCCAATGCCTGCGGGTACTGCACGGCCATGCTGTACGCCACGAACCCGCCGTAGCTTATCCCAACCATGCTCATCCTCTCCACGCCCTGCAAACCCATCAACCTCATCAGGCATCGTGCCTGGAACGACTCGGTCCGATCAGGGAGCGACGTGTAAGACCGGCCAAAGAAGATCAGGTCCGGCACGTACACGTTGAACCTCGGGGTGAAGTGGTGAAGGGCCTCTGCGTATTGCCACATCGCATTCGCGCCAAACCCGTGGACTAGGACGAGGTTAGGCTTGGATGGTTTGCGGAATTTGGGGACCCAGCAGTGCATGATCGTCCCGTCCCCGAGGCCGGTCGACACGGAGCGAAGGCCTGATTTCGTGAACCAGTAGCGGTAGAACCAATCCCTAGATGCGGTGAAGCTGAAGCATTTCGACATGCTTGGAGATTTCCTTGACATTGGACGGTCAATCCGAACTACAAAGTGTATTATTTGATCCTGGTTTCGCGCTTCTAACTTCAAATTCGCAAGAGAGATAATGATTTCTTCATGGCCACAAGAATTGGTGTTTCAACAAGACTGGAAATTTGTTGGGATAAAAGTTAGAATTTGGAATGGAAAAAGATTAGGATGTGAGGCAAGAACTTGGTCTTTAGAAAATTCGCTCTGCGTTGGAGGCCCTAGGACCAAAAGACCAAACACCAATCTAGGATTTTACAGCAAAAAGTATCTCTCACAACCAGGAGTTAATGTCCAAAATAGACTAGCCACAACTTGTTTCCTAATTTCTGGAGCTGTCATTAATATTTGACAATTTCTTACTTCATCCATTTTGGCAAGAAACTGAATTCTTGTCTTCCCACATGATTAAGATGTTATCCAACCCTGTTCGATTTAATTTAAATGAATATGCAACCCAACAACAATATCTTTGGAGAATTATCCAAAACTTCTAAACAtgttacaattatgtcaattcaatcctaaaccttttattattatcaattcagtcctaaaccttttacatttgttatTTAAATGAATATGCTACCCACTGCACAAAGATCTCTCTAGCAAATCTTAAGACCTTTTAAACCAAGTAAAATTCCCGATTACTTGTACAACAAAACCATTTGTAGTTTCAATTTCATGGGgtgaaaattttctatttagTTGGTTTTTGAAACTTGATTGGTGATGTTAGGTTAGGCCTTAATAAAATGTTTGACTGTTTAGAGCTGTGTTTGGAGATCACGCCAAAAGCAGAAATTCCACCATGCTGAGAATAGCTGGAGTAAAAGCAGCAGCTCAAGAAGCAACTTTTATGGTTGAAAATCAGAATGTTGGATTGCTAAACACAAGCCACAAAGCCCAGACACAAAATGCCTCTTTTAAGTTGTATCCTCAAAGGATGAATCCACTGGAGACTATAAAACCAAGCATCAAGGAGTGCATCTAAAGGACACTAATCATTATTGAAGGGCACTGA includes these proteins:
- the LOC115755170 gene encoding omega-hydroxypalmitate O-feruloyl transferase-like; protein product: MCKAAGNEKPRNIGATRKLNVKIANAVNVSPARETFGGLYALSNLDQTFPYVIEIVFAFEGEGRGRRKSAVETMRESLAEVLVKFYPFAGRLVVGNDGRMAVKCTGEGVPFVEAVSASDIGVLDDISAVDPTTLRKLVKHSDGAPTILEVPLLTVQVTTFKCGGIVVGVVMNHVLVDGKALTDFITCWTDLARAKPPSVLPFLDRSVLCPRRPPRVDLPHHEYAPRDQRSKRAVSPQTKPLVYRSFCFNPHTLIQLKKSSTIATQNGSSTVPTTFEVISALAWISRTKALGISPHETTKLLTAVDGRPKFDPPLPSGYFGNGIAWSCAECSAGELTRKPFSFAVRTVHEGLQSVTETYIRSAIDHVELNRVGVDCEGNTCCISKWSRLPFYKMDFGFGRPFQVAPATVPNNVILVASQSRESDNLVVSLGLPRDAMDVFSKLIQYELTLKSKF
- the LOC115755153 gene encoding monoacylglycerol lipase ABHD6-like; amino-acid sequence: MSRKSPSMSKCFSFTASRDWFYRYWFTKSGLRSVSTGLGDGTIMHCWVPKFRKPSKPNLVLVHGFGANAMWQYAEALHHFTPRFNVYVPDLIFFGRSYTSLPDRTESFQARCLMRLMGLQGVERMSMVGISYGGFVAYSMAVQYPQALDRLVLCCTGVCLEEEDLKAGLFPVKSLEEAKQVLMPQTPEKLRELMRVSFVRPATGVPSFFLSDFIKVMCSEFVEEKGELIQEILKDRGQSNLPKIRQPTLLVWGEQDQIFPLELGHRLKRHIGDNAELVVIKNAGHAVNLEKPKEFIKHLKLFLL